CATCCTCTGCTTGCCAGCCGTAGCGCACCGAATTATCGCCAGTCCTGGCGGTTAGCGGGCACCTGGCGGCGGGCGATTAATCTGATGACAGAAAGCGGTGAACTGTTAACGCTGCATCGTCAGGGAAGTGGTTTCGGCCCCGGAGGATGGGTGCTTCGCCGCGCGCAATTCGATGCGTTATGCAGTGGATTATGCGGCAATGAACGACCGCAGGTTGTGGCACAAGGGATTCGCCTCGGGCGTTTCACGGTTAAACAGCCACAGCGTTATTGTTTGCTACGTATTACGCCGCCTGCGCATCCTCAACCGCTTGCAGCAGCATGGATGCAACGCGCGGAGGAAACCGGGCTTTTTGGACCACTGGCGATGGCGGTAAGCGATCCGCTGCCTGCTGAATTACGCCAGTTTCGCCACTGTTTTCAGGCCGCGCTCAATGGCGTTAAGACCGACTGGCGGCACTGGCTGGGCAAAGGTCCTGGCTTAACGCCAAGTCATGATGACACGCTGAGCGGAATGCTGCTGGCGGCCTGGTATTTTGGTGCTTTAGATTTGTGCTCTGGTGGCCAGTTTTTTTCCTGTTCCGACAATCTTCAACTCGTTACCACGGCGGTGAGCGTCAGTTATTTGCGTTACGCCGCGCAAGGATATTTCGCCTCGCCACTCCTGCACTTTGTTCATGCTCTGAGTTGCCCGAAACGTACCGCTGCGGCGACTGATTCGCTGCTGGCGCTGGGGCATACGTCAGGGGCAGATACATTGCTGGGATTCTGGCTTGGTCAACAATTATTACAAGGAAAACCATGAAAACTCTGGTTGTAGCTCTTGGGGGCAACGCCTTACTCCAGCGCGGTGAGGCGCTGACGGCAGAAAATCAATATCGCAATATCGCCAGTGCTGTACCCGCGTTGGCACG
The DNA window shown above is from Escherichia sp. E4742 and carries:
- a CDS encoding DUF2877 domain-containing protein, with the translated sequence MTIIHPLLASRSAPNYRQSWRLAGTWRRAINLMTESGELLTLHRQGSGFGPGGWVLRRAQFDALCSGLCGNERPQVVAQGIRLGRFTVKQPQRYCLLRITPPAHPQPLAAAWMQRAEETGLFGPLAMAVSDPLPAELRQFRHCFQAALNGVKTDWRHWLGKGPGLTPSHDDTLSGMLLAAWYFGALDLCSGGQFFSCSDNLQLVTTAVSVSYLRYAAQGYFASPLLHFVHALSCPKRTAAATDSLLALGHTSGADTLLGFWLGQQLLQGKP